Within Lolium rigidum isolate FL_2022 chromosome 5, APGP_CSIRO_Lrig_0.1, whole genome shotgun sequence, the genomic segment CATAGATCTTCATTGTCTGCATAGTAGAATGCTGTTTGGTTACCTTGTGCAGTTAAAGTTTTCGTACCTTTCCCTCGTCTAGTAGGTAGTTGTGCAACCTTTGTTGTGATGTTTACTTGATCTCATAACATTTGTTGTGATGTTTACTTGATCTCGTAacatttgttgcatatttttccaACTTTTCAGGTCATTTGACATCAAAAAGTGACGTCTACAGCTTCGGTGTGGTGCTGCTTGAGATGATGTCAGGGCGCCGATCGATGGACAAGAACCGCCCAAACGGCGAGCACAACCTTGTTGAGTGGGCACGCCCACTGCTAGGAGAGAGGCAGCGCTTCTACAAGCTAGTTGACCCTCGCTTGGAGGGCAACTTCTCAGTCAAAGGTGCCCAGAAGGCGGCACAGTTAGCACGCGCATGTCTGAGCCGGGACCCCAAAGCCCGGCCACTGATGAGCCAGGTGGTGGAAGCTCTCAAGCCTCTGCTCAACCTCAAGGACATGGCCAGCTCCTCCTACTTCTACCAAACTATGCAGGCTGAGAGGATGGCGCACTCGAGCAGCATGAACGGCAGGAGCAGCCACAGCCTCAAGGTGCACGGCTCATTCGCGCGGGCGAACGGACAGCAGCCCATGAGGAGCATGTCCGACGGCCCCCGTGCTTCCCCGTTCCGCTACTCGCCGAAGCCAAACATGAAATAGGTAGCTCGGCTCGTCGTGAACCTGCATCTGTTCTTCCGATGGAACTTGGGTTGGGGTTAGGGGCGGGTAAACGTTGTTGTGCGACCTGAATTGATCTGTCTGTCTGTCGTGTAGATTTGACATGTGAAGAAGGATATAGGTGAAAAGGGAGATGTAGGTGAGGGGATTTAACCCTTGTGGATGCTTTGCGTTGAAGGATGCTGCTGGTAGACCGTCTCTCTGTACATCTCTCTCCAGCGATGGGTAATCTCATCACAGAATAGTCTGCCTGATTTGAAGTTGCTCTCTGGGTAGGCATAGCCTAGCTGACTAGCTGCACACCGCATTTCCTTTCTTAGCTCTTCTTTGTGTAAAGATGTATCTTGCTCCTGTAGGCTGTAGCAAGCAAAGGCTCCTCACAAGTCACAATGACGCGTAACGTTTCCTTTAGCAATGGAAGGATAGTCCTCTTAGGGTGTGCGTCACGCCATGAACACCGCTGAGATTGGCTTGTATGACAAGGAGGCAATCAAACGCATGAACTATCACCTGCAATTGCAATGTCTAGATAGAAATGGTTAGCAATGAAACCGTCTCGAGACATGGTGGTGGTAGTTCGGACGTACGTGTCCTAGGCTCCTAGCGCCCAGTTTAGACACCAGAAGATAAGAGAGATTCTTTCGTGGAAACTGATTGGAACGTTCCTTCCTGACTGATAAAAAGCACAGGGCTTAAGATGGGTCCTCTCTTATCtgcttttttttttcgaattgtTCGTCCTATCATTGCACAGCTCCATCGCTTTCTTTCTTATCAGCATGTCCAAAGTCCATACAAGGAGAGGGAAAAGTGGCAAAGATGTTCAAGTTTGTCCAGAGGAAATTGCGCGGCTGGTATCATTGCACATTTCCATCTTTCGATGGCCTAATCCACCGAAAAATCAATGGGTTTTGTTGGGGCATTCCCCACTCGTACTGTTTGGTGCTTACAAGTTACTACTACAAAGGAAGGTTAGATGACGAGCCAGATCCATGCGTTACCTTGAACCAAAAGTGTGGGTCGAGCTTGAATTGAGTAAACTACTCACTGTCCAGTCTATCGATTATATGTTAGTAACTTCCTCCGGTTCAAAATACgcactaaaatatgtctacatacatCTATTTTTCGCAATTATtttagaccggagggagtataagatTTTCCTTATTTTGCACATTGCCACTAAGATCTTATTTAGATCACGCTCGTCACCTTTGGTTATCACAGACAAAAACTAAACCAAAGCCGTCTTAAGATTTAGAGTTGTATGCACAAGTCTGATACCACAACTTATACCAGATATGCAATTTATTCCCACAACTTGAAAGACGTGCATCCGGTGTCTAAACATGCTTTGCGGTGGCAGCCTAGTCAATTTAGTCTGAATCATGCCACGGGGCCGCTGTCTCGGCGGTAATTTTGCAGTTTAAATCCACGGGAGTCGAATAAATTCCTTGTTCGGGTTCTTCCACGTGTCAAACAATTAGGATTTACGGAATAGACCACTGATTCCGCTATTtccctttctttcttacttgacCGCTTCAGAACAGAACATGGACGGAGATGAACCATCTCAAGCACttcgcggcgacggcgagctcatTTATGCCGTCGTTTCCGTGCATATGCCACAGGAGATGCACTACCATGAGCACCACGAAGACACGCCAGAGTACACGGCACGGCAATTTGTTCCTCTCCCTTCCTTGGTTTGGTGTGGAGCTCGGTAGGGCTCATGTGGGCGTATGATCAGGAGTGATTTAGCTAATTATAGTGGTGAAATTTGTTGGGAACTAGAGTTAATAGCACTGCTACGTCGTTTAGTTGTAGAAATATTGTGGATGATGCCCAATTTATTCAATCTTTTTTGTCCGATTCATGGCGTGTTCTCCGCTGCGGCAAAATCTGATGTGTTTTTGTTCAATTTAGACATTGTAATATTGTCAAGAAGTAACATTTAGTGTAATTGTGTGTTGGTGAATAATGTGTGCATCAATGCAAGCCATGATTTTGCAGTTGGTAGCAAAGTCTGAATTTTTCCTAAGTGTTGTCTTAATATGTGCTTCATTTGTTGTCTAACATGTGCTCAATCGTTGAAAATTGTATGTTACAATGTTCAATGCAGAGGTAGTGCACAACGAAGTTTTATGTGGTTTAGGAgacaacatggcatatgttagtgCATTAACTGCATGTTTTCATAATTGTAGTACTGACACTTGGTCTATTATGTGGATTGATGAAATATTGAGTATTCTGAGTTGCCAAAGATGAGAGACTTCATGTGTATTGGTGTTTGCTAGGCAAGGACATAACAAATGGGTTAGTACTAGTTGAGAAGGATGCACACTTGTAGAAATGATCAAAGCTGGCAAGACACATAAAGCAGTTGTCTTGTTTGTAGATCACACAAAAAAATTGAGACAATGGAGAGAAGATGTAATCATGAGTGGTCCTCACTTGCCCTCTATAATCAGTCCTACTAAAATTCCAAGAGCAGTGATGAAGTTGAAGCTTCTACTAGTTCATATGTTGCTCTAGTAGCAGAGAAGGATTGTGTCTCAGAGAATGTACATTCATATGGCAGTGATAGTGAATGTGAGTTCTATGACAGTGATTTCAATGTTGAAgatcgatggtgatgatgatttaTTGGTTGGTAATGTTGATAATAAATCTGTCAATGATCATAGTGAGAAGGAATTTGTGTGGAACTTGAAGATGATGATGCCTTTGAGGAGGATGATCTAAATTTGAGATAAGAAAACAGATGGAAGTTGAAGAGTGAGTTCAAGTCATTCAATACAGAAGTTGACATGAAAAAAATCTTCTTTCAAAAATGGGATGGTGTTTAGTGGTGTTGAGGAAGTGAGGAAGGCGTTAGCATCATACAATGTCAAGAATAGAGTACTAATAAAAAAGATAAAGAATGACAGATGAAGGCTACAAGCCATTTGTGCTCTTGATTGTCCTT encodes:
- the LOC124651992 gene encoding serine/threonine-protein kinase PBL34-like produces the protein MPRGSLDNHLFRRSLPLPWSIRMKVALGAAQGLSFLHEEAERPVIYRDFKTSNILLDAEYNAKLSDFGLAKDGPVGDKTHVSTRVMGTYGYAAPEYVMTGHLTSKSDVYSFGVVLLEMMSGRRSMDKNRPNGEHNLVEWARPLLGERQRFYKLVDPRLEGNFSVKGAQKAAQLARACLSRDPKARPLMSQVVEALKPLLNLKDMASSSYFYQTMQAERMAHSSSMNGRSSHSLKVHGSFARANGQQPMRSMSDGPRASPFRYSPKPNMK